In Caldicellulosiruptor obsidiansis OB47, a single window of DNA contains:
- a CDS encoding diacylglycerol kinase, with protein MNKRRTLLESFDNAINGIIIAFKTQRNMKIHFIIAFAILFLTIVFKLNKIETILVLICIGLVIATELINTAIENTVDLVAKEFEPKAKIAKDVAAGAVLVSALMSLAIGYFLFYDRMKLPIEITLKHIRGISFHVVFLSLIIVAMVIIVVKAVTNRTKFMQGGMPSGHTALAFAAATAILMLTNNLIIVSLAVFMALLVLESRIEAKIHTVWETIVGALIGILVTLLIFKIK; from the coding sequence ATGAACAAAAGAAGAACCTTGCTGGAGAGCTTTGACAATGCAATAAACGGCATAATAATTGCATTTAAAACCCAAAGAAACATGAAGATTCATTTTATAATAGCTTTTGCAATTCTTTTTTTGACAATTGTCTTTAAACTTAACAAAATTGAGACAATATTGGTGTTGATCTGCATCGGGTTGGTTATAGCAACAGAACTTATAAATACAGCAATAGAAAATACCGTGGACCTTGTAGCAAAAGAATTTGAGCCGAAAGCAAAAATTGCAAAGGACGTAGCAGCGGGAGCTGTTTTGGTATCTGCACTGATGTCCTTGGCTATAGGATATTTCCTTTTTTATGATAGAATGAAGCTTCCTATAGAAATAACCCTTAAGCACATTAGGGGTATTTCTTTTCATGTAGTGTTCTTATCCCTTATAATTGTTGCAATGGTGATAATAGTTGTAAAAGCTGTAACAAATAGAACGAAATTCATGCAAGGTGGAATGCCAAGTGGTCATACTGCTTTAGCTTTTGCTGCGGCAACTGCTATTTTAATGCTCACAAACAACCTCATTATAGTGTCACTTGCTGTTTTTATGGCTTTATTGGTACTTGAGAGTAGGATAGAAGCAAAGATTCACACAGTTTGGGAAACAATTGTAGGTGCACTTATTGGAATTCTTGTAACGCTTTTAATATTCAAAATAAAGTGA
- the ybeY gene encoding rRNA maturation RNase YbeY, with the protein MIEDSVANTLKIFLQEENFEVSVLIVDNNFIKELNRNYRNVNKETDVLSFPIFEFKNGQLQEDIVVVEDEIPLGDIVISIEKALQQAKEFGHSLEREVAYLTVHSVLHLLGFDHIEEDDRKVMRKYEEQILDSMGLTR; encoded by the coding sequence CTTAAGATTTTCTTGCAAGAAGAGAACTTTGAAGTCAGCGTGCTCATAGTTGACAACAACTTCATAAAGGAGCTAAATAGAAATTATAGAAATGTCAACAAAGAGACAGATGTACTATCATTTCCTATATTTGAATTCAAAAATGGTCAATTGCAGGAAGATATAGTAGTTGTGGAGGATGAGATTCCTCTTGGCGATATTGTAATTTCTATCGAAAAGGCACTGCAGCAGGCGAAAGAATTTGGTCACTCATTGGAAAGAGAAGTTGCATATTTAACTGTGCATTCTGTTTTGCATCTTTTAGGTTTTGACCACATAGAAGAAGATGATAGAAAAGTAATGAGAAAATATGAAGAACAGATTTTAGATAGTATGGGGTTGACAAGATGA